The following are from one region of the Stigmatella ashevillena genome:
- a CDS encoding clostripain-related cysteine peptidase — protein sequence MQHVQTLIVILLLAACSPARANPSPALADWTILVFMNGDNNLEPWALSDFYEMASVKSTKNVNIAVQLDRNGRYTGAYNRWTETRRFLVKKNQLPSPDASVQNLGEVNMGDPKALEDFLRWGMQTYPAKRYALILWDHGQGYRDISDTGFQGDFFRSARGMPFRSVSHDDTDRDQLYNQEIQQALRAALAGKKLDLIGFDACLMGMLETAYAMREFAEVMVASEDLEPGFGWAYDKWVAELAERPGASSEEVARMIVKTYPQAYNPSVLQPDETMTLSAIRLSQIDPLAAAVSTLSDAMLRSLDTEIGAIEAARHASPAFARDHPKKGDQRFHHVDLKKFATEYQGRTRNEDIQKSLAEVIARHQPAVIASYAGPVRLREGASGLAIYFPAGRMAYATDVLEERGYEKSNEVYPVAFVREQRWADFLHAYFERVP from the coding sequence ATGCAACATGTCCAAACACTGATTGTCATTCTCCTTCTCGCAGCCTGTAGCCCAGCGCGGGCGAACCCCAGTCCCGCTCTCGCCGATTGGACGATCCTCGTGTTCATGAATGGGGACAACAACCTCGAACCCTGGGCACTGTCCGACTTCTACGAGATGGCGAGCGTCAAGAGCACGAAAAACGTCAACATCGCTGTGCAACTCGATCGGAACGGGCGATACACAGGGGCTTATAACCGGTGGACGGAGACGCGCCGATTCCTCGTGAAGAAGAACCAGCTGCCGTCTCCAGACGCCTCCGTGCAGAACCTCGGTGAGGTGAACATGGGGGACCCCAAGGCCCTCGAAGACTTCCTCCGCTGGGGAATGCAGACCTACCCTGCGAAGCGTTACGCCCTCATCCTCTGGGATCACGGCCAGGGATACCGAGACATCTCAGACACAGGCTTCCAAGGAGATTTCTTCAGAAGCGCACGCGGCATGCCTTTCCGATCCGTGTCTCACGACGATACCGACAGGGACCAGCTTTACAATCAGGAGATCCAGCAGGCCCTGCGCGCGGCACTGGCGGGAAAGAAGCTTGATCTCATCGGCTTTGACGCATGCTTGATGGGCATGCTCGAGACGGCCTACGCCATGCGGGAGTTCGCGGAGGTCATGGTCGCCAGCGAAGACCTCGAGCCAGGCTTCGGTTGGGCCTACGACAAGTGGGTCGCCGAGCTGGCCGAACGGCCGGGCGCCTCCTCCGAAGAAGTCGCTCGAATGATCGTGAAGACCTACCCGCAGGCGTACAACCCCTCTGTTCTGCAGCCCGACGAGACGATGACGCTCTCCGCCATCCGCCTGAGCCAGATCGATCCGCTCGCCGCCGCTGTCTCCACGCTGAGTGACGCCATGCTCCGCTCCCTCGACACGGAGATCGGTGCGATCGAGGCGGCTCGACACGCATCTCCCGCATTCGCGAGGGATCATCCCAAGAAAGGGGATCAGCGTTTCCATCACGTGGACTTGAAGAAGTTCGCGACGGAGTACCAGGGCCGCACGAGGAACGAGGACATCCAGAAGTCGCTCGCAGAGGTGATTGCGCGTCACCAGCCAGCAGTCATCGCTTCCTATGCTGGCCCCGTCCGGTTGCGCGAGGGGGCCAGCGGGCTCGCCATCTACTTCCCTGCGGGAAGAATGGCGTATGCGACGGATGTGCTCGAGGAGCGTGGGTATGAAAAGAGCAATGAAGTGTATCCCGTGGCCTTCGTCCGAGAGCAGCGCTGGGCAGACTTCCTTCACGCGTACTTCGAGAGGGTTCCATGA